One segment of Enterobacter ludwigii DNA contains the following:
- the glrR gene encoding two-component system response regulator GlrR has product MTSRKPAHLLLVDDDPGLLKLLGMRLVSEGYSVVTAESGQEGLKVLSREKVDLVISDLRMDEMDGLQLFAEIQKQQPGMPVIILTAHGSIPDAVAATQQGVFSFLTKPVDKDALYKAIDSALEHAAPSNDEAWRESIVTRSPIMLRLLEQARMVAQSDVSVLINGQSGTGKEILAQAIHNASPRSKNAFIAINCGALPEQLLESELFGHARGAFTGAVSSREGLFQAAEGGTLFLDEIGDMPAPLQVKLLRVLQERKVRPLGSNRDIDINVRIISATHRDLPKVMARNEFREDLYYRLNVVNLKIPALAERAEDIPLLANHLLRQAADRHKPFVRAFSTDAMKRLMAASWPGNVRQLVNVIEQCVALTSSPVISDALVEQALEGENTALPTFAEARNQFELNYLRKLLQITKGNVTHAARMAGRNRTEFYKLLSRHELEANDFKE; this is encoded by the coding sequence ATGACAAGCCGAAAACCTGCCCATCTCTTACTGGTGGATGACGATCCGGGGCTGTTAAAGCTGCTGGGGATGCGTCTGGTCAGTGAAGGCTACAGCGTGGTGACGGCTGAAAGCGGGCAGGAGGGGCTGAAAGTCCTGAGCCGCGAGAAGGTTGATCTGGTGATTAGCGACCTGCGAATGGATGAAATGGATGGCCTGCAGCTGTTCGCGGAGATCCAGAAGCAGCAGCCTGGCATGCCGGTGATCATCCTGACGGCGCATGGATCGATTCCGGATGCCGTTGCCGCGACGCAGCAGGGGGTATTCAGCTTCCTGACCAAGCCGGTAGATAAAGATGCCCTCTATAAGGCTATCGACAGCGCGCTTGAGCACGCGGCTCCGTCGAATGATGAAGCGTGGCGGGAGTCTATCGTCACCCGCAGCCCGATTATGCTGCGTCTGCTCGAACAGGCCCGTATGGTGGCGCAGTCAGACGTTAGCGTGCTGATTAACGGCCAGAGCGGTACCGGGAAAGAGATCCTTGCCCAGGCTATCCATAACGCCAGCCCGCGCAGCAAAAACGCCTTTATCGCGATTAACTGTGGTGCGCTTCCTGAACAACTGCTTGAGTCTGAACTGTTTGGTCATGCCCGCGGGGCGTTCACCGGGGCGGTGAGCAGCCGGGAAGGGCTTTTCCAGGCGGCAGAAGGCGGCACACTTTTCCTGGACGAGATTGGCGATATGCCGGCACCGCTGCAGGTCAAATTGCTGCGTGTTTTGCAGGAGCGAAAAGTGCGCCCCCTCGGCAGTAACCGCGATATCGATATTAACGTGCGTATCATTTCGGCCACGCACCGCGATTTACCAAAGGTCATGGCGCGCAACGAGTTTCGTGAAGATCTCTACTACCGTCTGAACGTGGTGAATCTGAAAATTCCGGCACTGGCCGAGCGGGCGGAAGATATTCCGCTGCTGGCAAACCATCTTTTGCGTCAGGCGGCCGATCGGCATAAGCCTTTTGTCCGGGCGTTTTCCACCGATGCGATGAAACGGCTGATGGCTGCAAGCTGGCCGGGCAACGTGCGCCAGCTGGTGAACGTTATTGAACAGTGCGTGGCGCTGACTTCGTCACCCGTCATTAGCGACGCGCTGGTGGAGCAGGCGCTGGAAGGGGAAAACACCGCGCTGCCGACGTTTGCAGAGGCGCGTAATCAGTTCGAGCTGAACTATCTGCGCAAGCTCCTGCAGATAACCAAAGGCAACGTAACCCATGCGGCGCGTATGGCCGGGCGCAACCGTACCGAGTTCTACAAGCTGCTTTCCCGCCATGAGCTGGAAGCAAACGATTTTAAAGAGTAG
- the qseG gene encoding two-component system QseEF-associated lipoprotein QseG translates to MNLCLVSMSHVFSRAVRAVFSSNMFRLSLPCLFLAGCVSHVPQSAISDKQQDKWPDNQLADFLSTRCDDIWNLSGHDVESNPLFWLRGIDCAQRLAPVEARSQAAMLSDDTWQDAFKRGILLADAKITPVERRTNVTRLDTFVGNLPAQVRPVYQLWRDGQALQLQLSEERFRYSKLQQSTDSELDTLRQQEQHLRAQLDTTTRKLENLTDIERQLSTRKPAGNYLPDAPKGSAATPDGDAQKQEDVKP, encoded by the coding sequence ATGAATCTATGCCTGGTGAGTATGTCACACGTCTTTTCCCGCGCCGTGCGCGCGGTGTTTTCCAGCAATATGTTTCGCCTGAGCCTGCCCTGTTTATTTCTGGCGGGCTGTGTTTCCCATGTGCCGCAAAGTGCGATTAGCGATAAACAACAAGATAAATGGCCAGATAATCAGCTGGCAGATTTTCTGTCGACCCGCTGTGACGACATCTGGAACCTGTCGGGGCATGACGTCGAGAGCAATCCGCTGTTCTGGCTACGTGGAATAGATTGCGCTCAGCGTCTGGCGCCGGTTGAGGCGCGCTCGCAAGCGGCGATGCTCAGTGACGATACCTGGCAGGACGCGTTCAAGCGTGGAATTTTACTCGCGGATGCGAAAATCACCCCCGTTGAGCGTCGCACCAACGTCACGCGGCTGGACACGTTTGTCGGAAATCTTCCGGCGCAGGTGCGCCCGGTGTATCAGCTCTGGCGTGATGGTCAGGCGTTGCAACTGCAGTTGTCTGAAGAGCGTTTTCGCTACAGCAAATTACAGCAATCCACCGACAGCGAGCTTGATACGCTGCGCCAGCAGGAGCAGCACTTGCGTGCTCAACTGGATACCACGACGCGCAAGCTTGAAAACCTGACCGACATCGAAAGACAGCTCTCGACGCGTAAACCGGCCGGAAATTATCTGCCTGATGCGCCAAAAGGGTCAGCCGCGACGCCAGACGGTGATGCGCAGAAACAAGAGGATGTGAAGCCATGA
- the qseE gene encoding two component system sensor histidine kinase QseE/GlrK: MKRWPVFPRSLRQLVMMAFLLILLPLLILAWQAWQSLNALSAQAALTNRTTLIDARRSEAMTNAALEMERSYRQYCVLDDPTLEKVYQNQRKRYSEMLDAHAGVLPDDKLYQALRQDLNDLAQLQCKNSGPDAAAAARLEAFANANTEMVQSTRTVIFSRGQQLQQEIAERGQFFGWQALVLFLVSLGLVLLFTRMIIGPVKGIQRMINRLGEGKSLGDTVAFKGPRELRSVGQRIIWLSERLAWLESQRHQFLRHISHELKTPLASMREGTELLADEVAGPLTPEQKEIVDILDASSRNLQKLIEQLLDYNRKLADGAVVLENVDIAPLVDMVISAHSLPARAKMMHTGVELSEPTCLAEPMLLMSVLDNLYSNAVHYGTESGNIYIRSYTNGSRVFIDVANTGTPIPDDEKTMIFEPFFQGSHQRKGAVKGSGLGLSIARDCIRRMQGELKIATDERSDVCFRIELPLSRKNQ; this comes from the coding sequence TTGAAACGCTGGCCCGTTTTTCCTCGTTCCCTGCGACAGCTTGTCATGATGGCCTTTCTGCTAATCCTGCTGCCTTTGCTGATCCTGGCATGGCAGGCGTGGCAGAGTCTCAACGCGCTGAGTGCGCAGGCGGCACTGACTAACCGCACGACGCTGATCGACGCCCGACGCAGTGAAGCGATGACTAACGCCGCGCTGGAGATGGAACGCAGCTATCGCCAGTACTGCGTGCTCGACGATCCTACTCTGGAAAAGGTCTATCAGAATCAACGTAAACGCTACAGTGAAATGCTGGATGCCCATGCAGGGGTGCTGCCGGACGATAAGCTTTATCAGGCGTTACGTCAGGATTTGAACGATCTGGCGCAACTGCAGTGTAAGAACAGCGGTCCGGATGCCGCAGCGGCTGCCCGTCTGGAAGCCTTTGCGAATGCCAATACCGAGATGGTGCAGTCTACCCGCACGGTTATCTTCTCTCGCGGGCAACAGCTGCAGCAGGAGATTGCGGAACGTGGCCAGTTCTTTGGCTGGCAGGCGCTGGTGCTGTTCCTCGTCAGCCTCGGTCTGGTTCTGCTCTTTACCCGCATGATCATCGGCCCGGTGAAGGGTATCCAGCGCATGATTAACCGCCTGGGCGAGGGGAAGTCTCTCGGGGATACGGTCGCCTTTAAAGGCCCGCGCGAGTTGCGCTCTGTTGGCCAGCGCATTATCTGGCTTTCTGAACGTCTGGCATGGCTGGAATCCCAGCGCCATCAGTTCTTGCGCCATATTTCCCATGAGCTTAAAACGCCGCTTGCCAGCATGCGCGAAGGAACGGAACTGCTGGCGGATGAAGTGGCGGGGCCGCTTACGCCCGAACAGAAAGAGATTGTCGACATCCTGGATGCCAGCAGCCGCAATCTGCAAAAGCTGATTGAGCAATTGCTGGACTATAACCGCAAGCTGGCGGATGGCGCGGTGGTGCTGGAAAACGTCGATATTGCGCCGCTGGTGGATATGGTGATCTCCGCCCATAGCTTGCCAGCAAGAGCTAAAATGATGCATACCGGGGTGGAGCTCAGTGAGCCAACCTGCCTCGCGGAACCGATGCTGTTGATGAGCGTTCTGGATAATCTTTACTCCAATGCGGTGCACTATGGTACTGAATCCGGTAACATTTATATCCGAAGTTATACGAATGGTTCACGGGTGTTTATTGACGTCGCTAACACCGGCACTCCAATCCCTGATGACGAAAAAACCATGATCTTTGAACCCTTTTTCCAGGGAAGTCATCAGCGGAAAGGGGCGGTAAAAGGAAGTGGGCTGGGCCTGAGTATTGCCCGGGACTGCATACGACGCATGCAGGGTGAGCTGAAAATTGCCACGGACGAACGGTCAGATGTTTGCTTCCGTATTGAACTGCCCCTGAGCCGGAAAAATCAATGA
- the purL gene encoding phosphoribosylformylglycinamidine synthase → MMEILRGSPALSAFRINKLLARFQAADLPVSNIYAEYVHFADLNAPLNAEERVQLERLLKYGPSLSSHTPTGKLILATPRPGTISPWSSKATDIAHNCGLNQINRLERGVAYYVEASTLTDAQWQTVAAELHDRMMESVFASLDDAQKLFSHHQPAPVQSVDLLGQGRQALIDANLRLGLALAEDEIDYLQDAFVKLNRNPNDIELYMFAQANSEHCRHKIFNADWIIDGEEQPKSLFKMIKNTMEKTPDHVLSAYKDNAAVMEGSDVGRFFADREAGRYDFHQEPAHILMKVETHNHPTAISPWPGAATGSGGEIRDEGATGRGAKPKAGLVGFSVSNLRIPGFEQPWEEDFGKPERIVTALDIMTEGPLGGAAFNNEFGRPALNGYFRTYEEKVESHNGEELRGYHKPIMLAGGIGNIRADHVQKGEIVVGAKLIVLGGPAMNIGLGGGAASSMTSGQSDADLDFASVQRDNPEMERRCQEVIDRCWQLGDANPILFIHDVGAGGLSNAMPELVSDGGRGGRFNLRDILSDEPGMSPLEIWCNESQERYVLAVAADQLPLFDELCRRERAPYAVIGEATEALHLSLSDTHFDNQPIDLPLDVLLGKTPKMTRDVETRKAAGKALDRQGITVADAVNRVLHLPAVAEKTFLVTIGDRTVTGMVSRDQMVGPWQIPVANCAVTTASLDSYYGEAMALGERTPVALLDFAASARLAVGEALTNIAATQIGDIKRIKLSANWMAAAGHPGEDAGLYEAVKAVGEELCPALGLTIPVGKDSMSMKTRWQEGNEQREMTSPLSLIISAFARVEDVRHTVTPQLVTEDNALLLIDLGKGHNALGATALAQVYRQLGDKPADVRDVAQLKGFYDAIQALVAQRKLLAYHDRSDGGLLVTLAEMAFTGHCGVEANIATLGEDRLAALFNEELGAVIQVRAADRDVVESVLAQHGLADCVHYLGKAVQGDRFVIEADGHAVFSESRSTLRMWWAETTWQMQRLRDNPECADQEHNAKANDNDPGLNVKLSFDINEDIAAPYIATGARPKVAVLREQGVNSHVEMAAAFYRAGFDAIDVHMSDLLAGRTGLEDFQALVACGGFSYGDVLGAGEGWAKSILFNSRVRDEFETFFHRPQTLALGVCNGCQMMSNLRELIPGSEAWPRFVRNQSDRFEARFSLVEVTQSPSLLLQGMVGSQMPIAVSHGEGQVEVRDAAHLAQLESKGLVALRFVDNFGKVTESYPANPNGSVNGITAVTSESGRATIMMPHPERVFRTVSNSWHPENWGEDSPWMRIFRNARKQLG, encoded by the coding sequence ATGATGGAAATTCTGCGTGGTTCGCCTGCACTGTCTGCCTTCCGTATCAATAAACTGCTGGCACGTTTTCAGGCAGCCGACCTTCCGGTAAGCAATATTTACGCTGAGTATGTCCATTTTGCTGACCTGAATGCACCCCTGAATGCAGAGGAGCGAGTACAGCTGGAACGCCTGCTCAAATATGGTCCAAGCCTGAGCAGCCATACGCCAACCGGCAAACTGATCCTTGCGACGCCTCGTCCAGGCACCATCTCCCCCTGGTCTTCCAAAGCCACCGACATCGCCCACAACTGTGGTCTGAACCAGATTAACCGTCTGGAGCGCGGCGTGGCGTACTACGTTGAAGCCTCTACCCTGACCGATGCGCAGTGGCAAACCGTTGCCGCTGAGCTGCACGACCGCATGATGGAGAGTGTCTTTGCCTCTCTGGACGATGCGCAGAAACTCTTCTCCCACCATCAGCCTGCGCCGGTACAGAGCGTCGATTTGCTAGGGCAGGGCCGTCAGGCGCTGATTGACGCCAACCTGCGTCTCGGTCTGGCACTGGCAGAAGACGAAATTGACTACCTGCAGGATGCGTTTGTTAAGCTGAACCGCAACCCGAACGACATCGAACTTTACATGTTCGCTCAGGCAAACTCTGAGCACTGCCGTCACAAGATTTTCAACGCCGACTGGATTATCGACGGTGAAGAGCAGCCGAAGTCGCTGTTCAAAATGATCAAAAACACCATGGAAAAAACGCCTGACCACGTGCTGTCTGCCTACAAAGACAACGCCGCGGTGATGGAAGGTTCTGACGTGGGCCGCTTCTTCGCCGATCGCGAAGCAGGGCGCTATGATTTCCATCAGGAGCCGGCGCATATCCTGATGAAAGTCGAAACGCATAACCACCCGACGGCGATCTCGCCGTGGCCGGGTGCGGCGACCGGGTCTGGCGGGGAAATCCGCGACGAAGGCGCAACCGGACGGGGTGCTAAACCAAAAGCCGGTCTGGTCGGTTTCTCCGTCTCCAACCTGCGCATCCCGGGCTTTGAACAGCCGTGGGAAGAAGATTTCGGCAAGCCGGAACGTATTGTGACCGCGCTGGATATCATGACCGAAGGCCCACTGGGCGGGGCGGCGTTCAACAATGAATTTGGACGTCCTGCGCTAAACGGTTACTTCCGTACCTACGAAGAGAAAGTGGAGAGCCACAACGGCGAAGAGCTGCGCGGCTATCACAAACCGATCATGCTGGCTGGCGGGATCGGTAACATTCGCGCCGATCACGTGCAAAAAGGCGAGATCGTAGTCGGTGCGAAGCTGATCGTTCTGGGTGGCCCGGCAATGAACATCGGCCTGGGCGGCGGGGCTGCCTCCTCTATGACCTCCGGTCAGTCTGATGCAGATCTCGATTTTGCATCCGTACAGCGTGATAACCCGGAGATGGAACGCCGTTGCCAGGAGGTCATTGACCGCTGCTGGCAGTTGGGTGATGCCAACCCCATCCTCTTTATTCACGACGTAGGCGCGGGCGGTCTGTCCAACGCCATGCCGGAGCTGGTCAGTGACGGTGGTCGTGGCGGTCGTTTCAACCTGCGCGACATCCTGAGTGATGAGCCAGGCATGAGCCCGCTGGAAATCTGGTGTAACGAATCCCAGGAACGTTATGTTCTGGCCGTCGCTGCCGATCAGTTGCCGCTGTTTGACGAGCTGTGCCGCCGCGAGCGTGCCCCGTATGCCGTCATCGGTGAAGCGACCGAAGCGCTGCACCTGTCCCTGAGCGACACCCATTTCGACAACCAGCCGATCGATCTGCCGCTGGACGTGCTGCTCGGCAAAACGCCGAAGATGACCCGCGACGTTGAGACCCGTAAAGCGGCTGGCAAAGCGCTGGATCGTCAGGGCATTACCGTGGCTGACGCGGTCAATCGTGTTCTGCACCTGCCGGCCGTGGCGGAGAAAACCTTCCTGGTCACCATCGGCGACCGTACCGTGACCGGTATGGTGTCGCGCGATCAGATGGTTGGCCCGTGGCAGATCCCGGTGGCTAACTGTGCCGTCACCACCGCGAGTCTCGACAGCTACTACGGTGAAGCGATGGCGCTGGGCGAACGTACCCCGGTTGCTCTGCTGGACTTCGCCGCGTCTGCTCGCCTGGCCGTTGGTGAAGCGCTGACTAACATTGCCGCAACGCAGATTGGTGACATTAAACGTATCAAACTTTCCGCGAACTGGATGGCCGCAGCGGGCCACCCGGGCGAAGATGCGGGCCTGTATGAAGCCGTGAAGGCGGTGGGTGAAGAGCTCTGCCCGGCACTTGGCCTGACCATTCCGGTGGGTAAAGACTCCATGTCGATGAAGACCCGCTGGCAGGAGGGTAACGAGCAGCGCGAGATGACCTCTCCGCTGTCGCTGATCATCTCCGCGTTTGCCCGCGTAGAAGACGTGCGCCATACCGTGACGCCACAGCTGGTGACTGAAGATAACGCCCTGCTGCTGATTGACCTGGGTAAAGGCCATAACGCACTAGGAGCGACCGCGCTGGCGCAGGTTTATCGTCAGCTGGGTGATAAGCCGGCAGATGTGCGTGATGTGGCGCAGTTAAAAGGTTTCTACGACGCCATCCAGGCCCTGGTGGCACAGCGTAAACTGCTGGCCTACCACGACCGTTCCGACGGCGGCCTGCTGGTTACTCTGGCTGAGATGGCCTTCACCGGCCACTGCGGTGTCGAAGCGAACATCGCGACGCTGGGCGAGGATCGTCTGGCGGCGCTGTTTAACGAAGAACTGGGCGCGGTGATTCAGGTGCGTGCCGCAGATCGTGACGTGGTTGAAAGCGTACTGGCTCAGCACGGCCTGGCAGATTGCGTGCATTATCTGGGTAAAGCCGTGCAGGGCGACCGCTTTGTCATTGAAGCGGATGGCCACGCGGTGTTCAGCGAGAGCCGTTCTACCCTGCGTATGTGGTGGGCTGAAACCACCTGGCAGATGCAGCGCCTGCGTGACAACCCGGAGTGTGCCGATCAGGAACACAACGCGAAGGCTAACGACAACGATCCTGGCCTGAACGTGAAGCTCTCCTTCGACATCAACGAAGATATCGCCGCGCCGTACATTGCGACCGGCGCGCGTCCGAAAGTGGCCGTACTGCGTGAGCAGGGCGTCAACTCCCACGTTGAGATGGCTGCTGCCTTCTACCGTGCGGGCTTTGATGCCATCGACGTTCACATGAGCGACCTGCTGGCCGGGCGTACCGGTCTGGAAGATTTCCAGGCGCTGGTGGCCTGCGGTGGTTTCTCTTACGGCGATGTGCTGGGGGCAGGTGAGGGTTGGGCGAAGTCCATCCTCTTCAACAGCCGTGTCCGCGACGAGTTTGAAACCTTCTTCCACCGTCCGCAAACGCTGGCGCTGGGCGTATGTAATGGTTGCCAGATGATGTCCAACCTGCGCGAGCTGATCCCCGGTAGCGAAGCCTGGCCGCGCTTTGTGCGTAACCAGTCTGACCGCTTTGAAGCGCGTTTCAGCCTCGTGGAAGTGACCCAAAGCCCGTCTCTGCTGCTGCAGGGCATGGTAGGGTCGCAGATGCCAATCGCCGTTTCCCATGGCGAAGGCCAGGTTGAAGTGCGCGATGCAGCTCATCTGGCTCAGCTTGAAAGCAAAGGTCTGGTGGCGCTGCGCTTTGTCGATAACTTCGGCAAGGTGACAGAATCCTACCCGGCTAACCCGAACGGTTCGGTGAACGGTATCACTGCGGTGACCAGCGAAAGCGGTCGTGCGACCATTATGATGCCGCACCCGGAACGAGTGTTCCGTACCGTGAGCAACTCCTGGCACCCGGAAAACTGGGGCGAGGACAGCCCGTGGATGCGTATCTTCCGAAATGCGCGTAAACAGCTAGGTTAA
- the mltF gene encoding membrane-bound lytic murein transglycosylase MltF yields the protein MKKLKINYLLIGIVTLLLAVALWPSIPWFGKAENRIAAIQERGELRVSTLNSPLIYSDINGKTIGLDYELAQQFADYLGVKLKITVRQNISQLFDDLDNNDADILAAGLVYNSERSKNYQPGPTYYSVSQQLVYRVGSLRPRTLAAINAQQLTIAPGHVVIDDLRELKEKKFPDLSWTVDPKLGTTELLDQVKDKKLPYTIADSVAISLFQRVHPEIAVALDVTDEQPVTWFSQLDDDQTLSAAMLDFFNTINEDGTLARLEEKYLGHGDDFDYVDTRSFLRAVDSVLPDLQPLFEKYAQEIDWRLLAAISYQESHWDTQATSPTGVRGLMMLTKNTAQSLGLTDRTDAEQSISGGARYLQDMMGKVPETVPEEERIWFALAAYNMGYAHMLDARALTAKTKGNPDSWSDVKQRLPLLSQKPWYNKLTYGYARGHEAYAYVENIRKYQISLVGYLLEKEKEAAEANQLAQSYPVVAPDELTRPTTSILPFVAFSADGAFERNHLIAPHTLVQVPHR from the coding sequence TTGAAAAAATTAAAGATTAATTATCTGCTCATCGGCATTGTAACGTTGCTGCTGGCAGTGGCCCTCTGGCCTTCCATCCCCTGGTTCGGTAAAGCCGAAAACCGTATCGCCGCCATACAGGAGCGGGGGGAATTGCGCGTCAGTACCCTCAACTCGCCGCTGATTTACAGCGACATTAACGGCAAAACGATTGGCCTGGATTATGAACTGGCGCAGCAGTTTGCCGACTATCTTGGCGTGAAGCTCAAAATTACCGTCCGTCAGAATATCAGCCAGCTGTTTGATGACCTGGATAACAACGATGCCGATATCCTTGCGGCCGGGCTGGTGTACAACAGCGAGCGCAGCAAGAACTATCAGCCAGGCCCAACCTACTACTCCGTTTCGCAACAGCTGGTCTACCGGGTCGGGAGCCTGCGCCCGCGAACGCTGGCGGCGATTAATGCACAACAGTTGACCATCGCCCCGGGTCACGTCGTGATTGACGATCTGCGTGAGCTCAAGGAGAAGAAATTCCCGGACCTGAGCTGGACCGTTGATCCTAAGCTCGGTACGACTGAGCTACTGGACCAGGTAAAAGATAAAAAACTGCCCTACACCATCGCTGATTCGGTCGCGATCAGCCTTTTCCAGCGCGTGCACCCCGAAATCGCGGTGGCGCTGGACGTGACAGACGAACAGCCGGTGACCTGGTTTAGCCAGCTTGATGACGATCAGACCCTCTCTGCGGCGATGCTCGATTTCTTCAACACCATCAATGAAGACGGTACGCTGGCGCGTCTGGAAGAGAAATACCTCGGCCACGGTGACGATTTTGATTACGTCGACACCCGAAGCTTCTTGCGCGCAGTCGATAGTGTGCTGCCAGACCTGCAGCCGTTATTTGAGAAGTATGCCCAGGAGATCGACTGGCGATTACTGGCAGCGATCTCTTATCAGGAATCCCACTGGGATACTCAGGCCACCTCGCCTACTGGCGTTCGCGGCTTAATGATGCTCACTAAAAATACCGCTCAGAGCCTTGGGCTGACTGACCGTACCGATGCAGAACAGAGCATCAGCGGCGGCGCACGGTATCTGCAGGATATGATGGGCAAAGTGCCGGAGACGGTGCCTGAAGAGGAACGGATCTGGTTTGCGCTGGCAGCCTACAACATGGGTTACGCGCACATGCTTGACGCGCGCGCGCTGACGGCGAAAACGAAAGGTAACCCGGACAGCTGGTCAGACGTAAAACAGCGCCTGCCGCTGCTGAGCCAGAAGCCGTGGTACAACAAGCTGACCTACGGTTACGCCCGCGGGCATGAAGCCTACGCCTACGTGGAAAATATCCGTAAATATCAGATTAGCCTGGTGGGTTATCTGCTGGAGAAGGAAAAAGAGGCGGCAGAGGCAAACCAGCTGGCTCAAAGTTATCCGGTGGTGGCACCGGACGAACTTACTCGCCCGACAACTTCAATTCTGCCTTTTGTTGCTTTTTCTGCTGACGGCGCATTCGAAAGAAATCACTTAATAGCCCCGCACACTCTGGTGCAAGTACCCCACCGATAG
- the tadA gene encoding tRNA adenosine(34) deaminase TadA: MPPAFRLEYQPLCNPECDHEYWMRHALTLAQRAWDEGEVPVGAVLVHNNQVIGEGWNRPIGRHDPTAHAEIMALRQGGMVLQNYRLLDTTLYVTLEPCVMCSGAMVHSRIGTLVFGARDEKTGAAGSLMDVLGHPGMNHQVQTIGGVLAPECAGLLSDFFRMRRQQKKQQKAELKLSGE; encoded by the coding sequence ATGCCGCCCGCTTTTAGACTGGAGTATCAACCGTTGTGCAACCCTGAATGCGATCATGAATACTGGATGCGCCATGCGCTTACGCTTGCCCAGCGCGCCTGGGACGAGGGGGAAGTGCCCGTGGGTGCTGTGCTTGTCCACAATAACCAGGTGATAGGGGAAGGGTGGAACCGCCCGATTGGCCGTCACGATCCGACTGCGCACGCTGAAATCATGGCCCTTCGTCAGGGCGGAATGGTGCTGCAAAACTATCGTCTGCTTGATACCACGCTGTATGTCACGCTTGAGCCGTGCGTTATGTGTTCCGGCGCGATGGTGCATAGCCGTATCGGCACGCTGGTCTTTGGCGCGCGGGATGAAAAAACCGGAGCGGCCGGTTCGCTGATGGACGTACTGGGACACCCGGGAATGAACCACCAGGTGCAGACTATCGGTGGGGTACTTGCACCAGAGTGTGCGGGGCTATTAAGTGATTTCTTTCGAATGCGCCGTCAGCAGAAAAAGCAACAAAAGGCAGAATTGAAGTTGTCGGGCGAGTAA
- the yfhb gene encoding phosphatidylglycerophosphatase C → MANHERRVVFFDLDGTLHQQDMFGTFMRYLLRRQPLNALLVLPLLPVIGIALLLKGRAARWPMSLLLWGCTFGRSEARLKQLQQDFVHWFRGHVTAFPVVQARLTSYLDANDADIWLITGSPQALVEQVYYDTPWLPRVNLIATQITRGYGGWVLTMRCLGHEKVVQLEKRIGTPLRLYSGYSDSKQDNPLLYFCQHRWRVTPAGELQQLE, encoded by the coding sequence TTGGCAAATCACGAGCGTCGCGTTGTTTTTTTCGACCTGGACGGTACGCTGCATCAGCAGGATATGTTTGGTACGTTTATGCGCTACCTGCTGCGGCGTCAGCCTTTGAATGCGCTGCTCGTATTACCTCTCTTACCCGTAATTGGCATTGCGTTGCTGCTAAAAGGTCGGGCAGCGCGCTGGCCAATGAGCCTGTTGCTCTGGGGCTGTACCTTTGGACGCAGCGAAGCGCGGCTTAAACAGCTTCAGCAGGACTTTGTGCACTGGTTTCGCGGGCATGTGACCGCGTTTCCGGTTGTTCAGGCAAGGCTCACCAGCTATCTCGACGCGAACGATGCCGACATCTGGTTGATTACCGGATCCCCGCAAGCGCTGGTGGAACAGGTCTATTATGATACCCCGTGGCTGCCGCGGGTGAATCTTATCGCCACGCAAATTACCCGCGGGTACGGTGGATGGGTACTGACCATGCGCTGCCTGGGACATGAAAAGGTGGTGCAACTGGAGAAGCGAATCGGTACGCCACTGCGTCTTTACAGCGGCTACAGCGACAGCAAGCAGGACAACCCGCTGCTCTATTTTTGCCAGCATCGCTGGCGCGTCACGCCCGCAGGCGAACTTCAGCAACTCGAATAG